From the genome of uncultured Bacteroides sp.:
GCTTCTTTCAAGCCAAGACCACATTGTTCTTTAACTGCTTTAACAACTTGTAATTTTGCGCTACCTGCACTTTTCAAGACTACATCAAAAGAAGTTTTTTCTTCAGCAGCTGCTGCACCTGCAGCAGGACCAGCAGCAACAGCAACAGCTGCAGCAGCAGGTTCAATACCATATTCATCTTTAAGGATAGTAGCAAGTTCATTAACTTCTTTTACTGTTAAGTTAACTAATTGTTCTGCAAAAGCTTTCAAATCTGCCATTTTTGTATGATTTTAATGTTTAATTTACTAAATAATTTGTTTTGGTTTATCTTTCACCAAGAGTTTTTAGCACTCCGTGAAGGGTGTTTCCACCTGATT
Proteins encoded in this window:
- the rplL gene encoding 50S ribosomal protein L7/L12, with amino-acid sequence MADLKAFAEQLVNLTVKEVNELATILKDEYGIEPAAAAVAVAAGPAAGAAAAEEKTSFDVVLKSAGSAKLQVVKAVKEQCGLGLKEAKDLVDGAPSVVKEGVAKADAETLKKALEEAGAEVELK